In the genome of Lynx canadensis isolate LIC74 chromosome F1, mLynCan4.pri.v2, whole genome shotgun sequence, one region contains:
- the CCDC190 gene encoding coiled-coil domain-containing protein 190 isoform X1: MERHMVGGPLYKHFDWERKNARQADARLSQRLQRLERVCLYHMKSLTREQRQLQKELQRLREDIVKKKLSSDLRNGIQKRPEDVLVSSPPRGRKHGGSHTNNVRVLATNMTQHDPMYRTKSRMPLFHHAGFKDATKSKEQSLSQNYRASHFTAEKPQAQGKDFMSPPKGKDSNKGISILCQHQDVSINTLDQGPGSSPVCESGTTHMDETRPKDASLKPDPKAGKQSPLNPMECARNLKGESITPTFLELFAKVRNAHYLRHRVPPESERLLSIGEIFGHKESLQPRTGQECKNRGYNLSLNEQYKYTKKEGRDESSDNTLRGAHMLRMSSKI, encoded by the exons ATGGAGAGGCACATGGTCGGGGGGCCTCTGTATAAGCACTTCGATTGGGAGAGGAAGAACGCCAGGCAGGCCGACGCCAGGCTCAGCCAAAGACTGCAGAGACTGGAGCGGGTCTGCCTCTACCACATGAAGTCGCTGACCCGCGAGCAGAGACAGCTCCAGAAGGAACTGCAGAGGCTGCGGGAAG ATATTGTCAAGAAAAAGCTCTCCTCTGATCTGCGGAATGGAATTCAGAAGAGACCAGAAGACGTCCTTGTGTCCTCACCACCAAGAGGGAGGAAGCATGGAGGTTCACACACTAATAACGTTAG AGTGCTGGCCACCAACATGACCCAACATGACCCAATGTACAGAACTAAGTCCCGGATGCCTCTTTTCCATCACGCTGGCTTCAAAGACGCCACGAAAAGCAAAGAGCAGTCGCTATCTCAAAATTACAGAGCTTCTCACTTCACAGCCGAGAAGCCACAAGCCCAAGGAAAAGATTTTATGAGCCCACCAAAAGGCAAAGACTCCAACAAGGGCATCTCTATTCTGTGTCAACATCAAGACGTCTCCATCAACACCCTAGACCAAGGCCCTGGTTCCAGCCCAGTTTGTGAAAGTGGAACAACACACATGGATGAGACCAGACCAAAGGATGCCAGCCTAAAGCCAGACCCCAAGGCTGGGAAACAAAGTCCCTTGAATCCCATGGAATGTGCAAGAAACTTGAAAGGCGAGTCCATAACACCTACCTTCTTAGAGCTGTTTGCTAAGGTCAGAAATGCCCACTACCTCCGGCACAGGGTCCCCCCGGAGTCTGAGAGATTGCTTAGCATTGGGGAGATATTCGGGCACAAGGAATCCTTACAGCCCAGAACAGGACAGGAGTGTAAGAACAGG ggATATAATCTCTCACTGAATGAGCAATACAAGTATAcaaaaaaggaggggagagatGAATCTTCTGACAACACTTTAAGGGGTGCGCATATGTTGCGGATGTCATCAAAAATATGA
- the CCDC190 gene encoding coiled-coil domain-containing protein 190 isoform X2, which translates to MERHMVGGPLYKHFDWERKNARQADARLSQRLQRLERVCLYHMKSLTREQRQLQKELQRLREADIVKKKLSSDLRNGIQKRPEDVLVSSPPRGRKHGGSHTNNVRVLATNMTQHDPMYRTKSRMPLFHHAGFKDATKSKEQSLSQNYRASHFTAEKPQAQGKDFMSPPKGKDSNKGISILCQHQDVSINTLDQGPGSSPVCESGTTHMDETRPKDASLKPDPKAGKQSPLNPMECARNLKGESITPTFLELFAKVRNAHYLRHRVPPESERLLSIGEIFGHKESLQPRTGQECKNRVSI; encoded by the exons ATGGAGAGGCACATGGTCGGGGGGCCTCTGTATAAGCACTTCGATTGGGAGAGGAAGAACGCCAGGCAGGCCGACGCCAGGCTCAGCCAAAGACTGCAGAGACTGGAGCGGGTCTGCCTCTACCACATGAAGTCGCTGACCCGCGAGCAGAGACAGCTCCAGAAGGAACTGCAGAGGCTGCGGGAAG CAGATATTGTCAAGAAAAAGCTCTCCTCTGATCTGCGGAATGGAATTCAGAAGAGACCAGAAGACGTCCTTGTGTCCTCACCACCAAGAGGGAGGAAGCATGGAGGTTCACACACTAATAACGTTAG AGTGCTGGCCACCAACATGACCCAACATGACCCAATGTACAGAACTAAGTCCCGGATGCCTCTTTTCCATCACGCTGGCTTCAAAGACGCCACGAAAAGCAAAGAGCAGTCGCTATCTCAAAATTACAGAGCTTCTCACTTCACAGCCGAGAAGCCACAAGCCCAAGGAAAAGATTTTATGAGCCCACCAAAAGGCAAAGACTCCAACAAGGGCATCTCTATTCTGTGTCAACATCAAGACGTCTCCATCAACACCCTAGACCAAGGCCCTGGTTCCAGCCCAGTTTGTGAAAGTGGAACAACACACATGGATGAGACCAGACCAAAGGATGCCAGCCTAAAGCCAGACCCCAAGGCTGGGAAACAAAGTCCCTTGAATCCCATGGAATGTGCAAGAAACTTGAAAGGCGAGTCCATAACACCTACCTTCTTAGAGCTGTTTGCTAAGGTCAGAAATGCCCACTACCTCCGGCACAGGGTCCCCCCGGAGTCTGAGAGATTGCTTAGCATTGGGGAGATATTCGGGCACAAGGAATCCTTACAGCCCAGAACAGGACAGGAGTGTAAGAACAGGGTGAGCATCTAA